TGGCCGGTGCAGCTAAGTCTCATACCGGAGAACGCGCCCTATCTGTCGGGTTCCCATCTGGTGATAGCCGCCGACTGTAGCGCTCTGGCCCATCCCGACTTTCACGGTTCCTTTCTGGGGGACGGGAAGGTGTGCCTCATGGGCTGTCCCAAGCTGGACGACGCCGGGGCGTACAGGGACAAGCTCGCCAGGATCATGGCGGCCCATAGCCCCAGGGCCGTGACGGTTATCCACATGGAGGTTCCCTGCTGCGGCGGCATGGTGAGGCTGGTCGAGTCAGCCATAGAGGAGGCCAAGGCGGACCTGGACTACACAAGGGTCAAGATCGCCATAGAGGGAGGAGAGCTGGAGCGGGAGAGCACCCGTTACAGATTCTCCTGAACGGGTTTCTTGACATGCGGTTCCCATAGGGTATAATCTCGGATCGTACAATCGAACTCTTATCGAGAGAGGCGGAGGGACTGGCCCGATGAAGCCCGGCAACCTGCCCGTAAGGGCGTGAGGTGCCAACACCAGCGACCGACAGGTCGAGTGATAAGAGGAAGGACACCTAAGGACTAAGGCGGGACCCTTCCTCTACGGACGGGTCCCGTTTTTTTCGGCCCGGAATACTATACCCTGTGGAGGTATCATTGCATGAGCGAAAAACTTTTAATCTCTTCCGAGTCAGTCACCGAAGGCCATCCCGACAAGGTGGCGGATCAGATCTCCGACGGGATACTGGACGCCATCCTTTCGGAGGATCCCATGGGGAGGGTCGCCTGCGAGACCCTGGTGACCACCGGTCTGGTCCAGGTGGCAGGCGAGATAACCACCAGCACCTACGTGGACATTCCCAGGATAGCCAGGGAGATAGTCAAGGAGATAGGCTACACCAGGGCCAAGTACGGTTTCGACGGCGAGACCTGTGCGGTCCTGACCGCCATAGACGAACAGTCCGCCGATATAGCCATGGGAGTGGACAGGGCCCTGGAGCTCCGGGAGGGAGACATGACGGAGGAGCAGATCAACGGCATAGGAGCCGGAGATCAGGGCATGATGATAGGCTACGCCACCGACGAGACCGACGAGTTCCTGCCCATGCCCTTCGCCCTGGCTCAGAGGCTCTCCAGAAGGC
This is a stretch of genomic DNA from Dethiosulfovibrio faecalis. It encodes these proteins:
- a CDS encoding ATP-binding protein, which codes for MEAKITHRIITIDRDKCDGCGLCAEACHEGAIRMIDGKAELVSESYCDGLGDCIGECPRGAISFEEREASPYDEEAVKKNMASACSSGCPGTMARSMGGDAVDRKEPPLGKPEGAIRRESALRNWPVQLSLIPENAPYLSGSHLVIAADCSALAHPDFHGSFLGDGKVCLMGCPKLDDAGAYRDKLARIMAAHSPRAVTVIHMEVPCCGGMVRLVESAIEEAKADLDYTRVKIAIEGGELERESTRYRFS